A genomic window from Chrysoperla carnea chromosome 3, inChrCarn1.1, whole genome shotgun sequence includes:
- the LOC123295069 gene encoding protein Tob1-like, translating to MHIEVQVALNFVISYLYNKLPRRRVNIFGEELEKALKDKFKGHWYPEKPFKGSAFRCLKTGDPVDPVLERAAKESGVPIQDVLENLPQELAVWVDPGEVSYRIGEKGAVKVLFSESADPQDETSADREVTKTFNPEAQCFRPIDAVGCSLSGLSLSPKSNTPFNQAGPVGPTQLISTVSTSAAGNLPNGVTGHLATSSSAPSPTSLNTSFKGSPSPVPAFIPRTTQPLTFTTATFAQTKFGSTKLKTSSKRANRMSPTEFSNYIKQRAMQQQIHHHHHHQHHPQGGIAPSQTSPGGRSLSPLSGGHQTNDPSAYFFQPGPYHPQFPHRNMFDSTPNNQYMPEMYSNNSKFPSSYLEPSIGQQFYAGINGSPVGVNTPSNNTNNGQQDSKLLDGLNNFSLGSVGSYPANQYQHLLVAN from the exons ATGCATATAGAAGTACAAGTcgcattaaattttgtaatttcatatttatataataaattaccaAGGCGGCGTGTGAATATATTCGGTGAGGAATTGGAAAAAGCATTAAAAGACAAATTTAAAGGGCATTGGTATCCAGAAAAGCCATTCAAAGGATCAGCATTTCGTTGTTTGAAAACCGGTGATCCAGTCGATCCAGTATTAGAACGTGCAGCTAAAGAAAGTGGTGTGCCAATACAggatgttttagaaaatttaccaCAAGAGTTAGCTGTTTGGGTTGATCCAGGTGAAGTGAGTTATCGTATTGGTGAAAAAGGTGcagttaaagttttatttagtgAATCGGCGGATCCTCAAGATGAAACATCTGCTGATCGTGAGGTGACTAAAACATTTAACCCTGAAGCTCAATGTTTCCGGCCAATTGATGCGGTTGGTTGTAGTCTAAGCGGGCTTAGTCTATCACCAAAATCGAATACACCATTCAATCAAGCTGGACCTGTTGGTCCAACTCAATTGATATCGACCGTGTCAACGAGTGCAGCTGGTAATTTACCGAATGGTGTTACTGGACATCTTGCAACATCTTCGTCTGCACCATCACCAACATCACTCAATACATCATTCAAAGGGTCACCTAGTCCTGTACCAGCATTCATACCAAGAACTACACAACCGTTAACCTTTACAACTGCCACGTTTGCACAAACCAAATTTGGCAGCACCAAACTTAAAACAAGCAGTAAACGTGCCAACAG aATGTCACCTacagaattttcaaattatattaagcAAAGAGCAATGCAACAACAAATACATCATCATCACCATCACCAACATCATCCTCAAGGTGGCATTGCTCCATCTCAAACATCACCAGGAGGCCGTTCATTATCTCCATTGTCAGGTGGACATCAAACAAACGATCCATCTGCATACTTCTTCCAACCTGGTCCATATCATCCACAATTCCCACATCGTAACATGTTTGATTCAACACCTAATAATCAGTATATGCCTGAAATGTATTCGAATAATTCTAAATTTCCATCTTCGTACCTGGAACCAAGTATTGGCCAACAGTTCTATGCTGGTATCAATGGCTCACCAGTTGGAGTTAATACACCATCAAACAACACCAACAATGGTCAACAAGACAGTAAACTCCTTGACGGTTTGAATAACTTTAGTTTGGGCAGTGTCGGCTCGTATCCAGCCAATCAATATCAACATTTACTTGTTGCAAATTAG